A region of Thermincola ferriacetica DNA encodes the following proteins:
- the guaA gene encoding glutamine-hydrolyzing GMP synthase, which produces MLEQKEMVIVLDFGGQYTQLIARRIRECHVYCEILPYSTPVARLKAINPKGIVFSGGPSSVYAENAPVCDKEIFAAGIPILGICYGMQLMAQMLGGNVSRADNREYGKTLLQVLDADSPLFKGLPETLQVWMSHGDFVAAPPPGFKSIARTENTPVAALGNDEKKLYGVQFHPEVVHTPQGQRMLEFFLLDVCQCHADWTMESFVEQAVREVKEKVGDKKVLCALSGGVDSSVAAALVHKAVGDQLTCVFVDHGLLRKDEARQVIQTFRDQFHINLVAVDASARFLNKLKGVTDPEQKRKIIGNEFIRVFEEEARKLGEIDFLVQGTLYPDVVESGTDTAAVIKSHHNVGGLPEDMKFDLVEPLRWLFKDEVRQVGEQLGLPERIVWRQPFPGPGLAIRILGEITEEKLNILREADAILHEEIIKAGLYREIWQFFAVLPSMRSVGVMGDERTYSYTCVIRAVTSHDGMTADWARIPYDVLESISSRIVNEVKDINRVVYDITSKPPATIEWE; this is translated from the coding sequence ATGTTGGAACAGAAGGAAATGGTCATTGTTCTGGATTTTGGCGGGCAGTATACCCAGTTAATTGCCCGGAGAATTAGGGAGTGTCACGTTTACTGCGAAATCCTGCCCTATTCCACTCCTGTTGCCAGGTTAAAAGCCATTAATCCGAAAGGTATTGTTTTTTCCGGCGGGCCTTCCAGTGTTTATGCGGAAAATGCGCCCGTTTGCGACAAAGAAATTTTTGCAGCAGGTATTCCTATCTTGGGTATTTGTTATGGTATGCAGTTGATGGCCCAGATGCTCGGTGGCAACGTAAGCCGGGCCGATAATCGGGAATACGGGAAAACATTGTTACAGGTCTTAGATGCTGACAGCCCGCTGTTTAAAGGGTTGCCTGAAACACTTCAGGTCTGGATGAGCCATGGCGATTTTGTTGCTGCTCCGCCACCAGGTTTCAAGTCTATCGCCCGGACGGAAAACACTCCTGTGGCAGCCCTTGGCAATGATGAGAAGAAACTTTATGGCGTCCAGTTTCACCCGGAAGTGGTACATACCCCCCAGGGGCAGAGAATGCTGGAGTTTTTCCTGTTGGACGTTTGCCAGTGCCACGCTGATTGGACCATGGAATCCTTTGTCGAACAGGCTGTGCGGGAAGTAAAGGAAAAAGTAGGCGATAAGAAGGTTCTCTGCGCATTAAGTGGCGGGGTTGATTCATCTGTGGCTGCCGCCCTTGTGCATAAAGCCGTTGGGGACCAGTTAACATGTGTGTTTGTCGATCACGGCCTCTTACGAAAAGATGAGGCTCGGCAGGTTATACAAACCTTTCGGGACCAGTTCCATATAAACCTGGTCGCTGTTGATGCTTCGGCAAGGTTCCTCAACAAACTTAAAGGAGTTACCGACCCGGAGCAAAAAAGGAAGATTATCGGGAACGAATTCATCCGTGTTTTTGAAGAAGAAGCCCGTAAACTGGGGGAAATAGATTTTCTTGTGCAAGGCACTTTATATCCTGATGTTGTAGAAAGTGGTACCGATACGGCGGCAGTGATCAAATCCCACCACAACGTGGGTGGCCTGCCGGAGGACATGAAATTTGACCTGGTTGAACCTTTACGGTGGCTTTTCAAAGATGAGGTGCGACAGGTCGGCGAACAGTTGGGATTACCGGAGCGCATCGTCTGGCGCCAGCCTTTCCCCGGCCCCGGCCTGGCCATACGCATCTTGGGTGAGATCACTGAAGAAAAGCTCAACATATTGCGGGAGGCAGATGCTATTTTACACGAAGAAATAATTAAAGCTGGGTTATACCGGGAGATCTGGCAGTTTTTTGCTGTTCTTCCTTCAATGCGCAGCGTCGGTGTCATGGGTGATGAGCGTACTTACAGTTATACTTGCGTTATCCGTGCCGTAACCAGCCACGACGGTATGACTGCCGACTGGGCCAGGATTCCCTACGATGTGCTGGAAAGCATTTCTTCAAGGATAGTCAACGAAGTCAAGGACATTAACCGTGTCGTTTATGACATCACCTCCAAGCCCCCGGCCACTATTGAGTGGGAGTAA
- a CDS encoding AAA family ATPase: MNRLQRLAAKLMKNIEQVIVGKEDVIRLILITLLCKGHMLLEDVPGMGKTMLVRTLAKSLGCSFKRIQFTPDLLPSDILGVSVYNQKTMDFEFRPGPIMAQMVLADEINRTSPRTQASLLECMEEEQITVDGITYELPKPFMILATQNPIEYEGTYPLPEAQLDRFLVRARLGYPTYEEEMEILERLEKKHPIAAIEQVFELEEIAELQKKVGEIYIEDSLKDYIVKIVQATREHPDVSLGASPRGSLALLKCSKAMAGTEGRNYVIPDDIKTLAVPTLAHRLVLKPEAHFKGYTQEDIIRDILNKIPVSL; this comes from the coding sequence ATGAACAGACTGCAAAGACTTGCTGCTAAACTGATGAAAAACATTGAGCAGGTTATCGTGGGTAAAGAAGATGTTATCCGTTTAATATTAATTACTTTACTTTGTAAAGGGCATATGCTCCTGGAAGATGTCCCCGGCATGGGGAAAACTATGCTGGTCAGAACACTGGCGAAATCTCTTGGCTGTTCCTTTAAGCGGATTCAATTTACGCCAGACCTGCTACCTTCAGATATTTTAGGGGTATCCGTTTATAACCAAAAGACAATGGATTTTGAATTCAGGCCAGGGCCAATTATGGCCCAGATGGTTTTGGCTGATGAAATAAACCGTACGTCGCCCAGAACCCAGGCCAGCTTGTTGGAATGTATGGAGGAAGAACAGATAACAGTTGACGGAATAACCTATGAACTTCCAAAACCCTTCATGATTTTGGCTACCCAGAACCCAATAGAATACGAAGGCACCTACCCGCTACCGGAAGCTCAGTTAGACCGTTTCCTGGTCAGAGCCAGGCTGGGCTATCCAACTTACGAAGAGGAAATGGAAATTCTGGAACGGCTGGAAAAGAAACACCCAATAGCAGCTATTGAACAGGTTTTTGAGTTGGAGGAAATTGCGGAATTGCAGAAAAAGGTGGGCGAAATATATATTGAGGATTCTCTGAAGGATTATATAGTAAAAATAGTGCAAGCCACCCGGGAGCATCCTGACGTTTCTCTGGGAGCAAGCCCAAGAGGTTCGCTGGCCCTGTTGAAATGCTCGAAGGCAATGGCCGGGACTGAAGGGCGCAATTATGTGATTCCGGATGACATAAAAACTTTGGCCGTTCCTACTTTAGCCCATCGGTTGGTTTTAAAACCGGAAGCTCATTTTAAAGGATACACCCAGGAAGATATTATCAGGGATATATTGAATAAAATTCCCGTTTCTCTTTAA
- a CDS encoding TIGR04013 family B12-binding domain/radical SAM domain-containing protein, with protein MTNWTGDRQNQVLGLVKLNSDMALVFYYPKPNRYSINTLAGAIEETPEFGELSMYFVESERDLFTGLKTITGKHRKVVVGLSFFTPQLWETAALISRLKKEYGNAIFLIAGGPHPTGDPEGTLGLGVDVVVRGEGEETLVELLGKFGREEDYTSVKGIVYMEKRGGIRFTGLRRPVNLNKYPPFTIKHRLFSPIEITRGCPYLCSFCQTGHIFGPQPRHRSIENILGYVRLLTERGLTDIKFITPNAFSYGSPDGKTINVNKLEALLRGVRAIIGNRGRIFMGSFPSEVRPEHVTEETVNLVRKYANNDNLIIGAQSGSQRILDLCHRGHKVEDIFRAVDITVRAGLVANVDFIFGLPGEEPADVKQTIQVIKELVERGARVHAHTFMPLPQTAFAKKPAGRISKELENLINILNASHKVYGHWREQEKLAEKIARYLTGGCL; from the coding sequence TTGACGAATTGGACCGGAGACAGACAAAACCAGGTACTGGGATTGGTTAAATTGAATTCTGATATGGCATTGGTTTTTTATTACCCAAAACCAAACAGATACAGTATCAATACATTAGCGGGCGCCATCGAAGAAACCCCGGAATTCGGCGAATTATCCATGTACTTTGTAGAATCGGAAAGGGATTTATTCACCGGTTTAAAAACGATTACCGGGAAGCATCGCAAAGTTGTGGTCGGGTTGTCCTTTTTTACTCCCCAGCTTTGGGAAACAGCGGCTCTTATTAGCAGACTAAAAAAAGAATATGGAAACGCTATTTTTTTAATTGCCGGTGGTCCTCATCCGACAGGCGACCCGGAAGGAACTTTGGGTTTGGGCGTAGATGTTGTTGTCAGGGGCGAAGGGGAAGAAACCCTGGTAGAACTTCTGGGTAAGTTTGGCCGAGAGGAGGATTATACCAGTGTTAAAGGCATTGTTTACATGGAGAAGCGGGGGGGAATCAGGTTTACCGGGCTGAGAAGACCTGTGAATCTGAATAAGTATCCCCCTTTTACCATAAAACACAGGTTGTTTTCCCCTATTGAAATTACCAGGGGCTGCCCATATCTATGTTCTTTTTGCCAAACAGGACATATTTTCGGCCCTCAGCCCAGGCACAGAAGCATAGAAAATATTTTGGGTTACGTTCGTCTTTTGACAGAACGGGGGCTTACCGACATAAAGTTCATTACGCCCAATGCTTTTTCCTACGGGTCACCCGACGGCAAAACTATTAATGTTAATAAACTGGAAGCTTTGCTTAGGGGAGTCAGAGCCATAATAGGGAACAGGGGCCGTATTTTTATGGGCTCCTTTCCTTCGGAAGTAAGGCCCGAACATGTCACGGAAGAAACGGTCAACCTTGTTCGGAAGTATGCCAATAACGATAACCTGATCATCGGAGCGCAGTCAGGAAGCCAGCGGATATTGGACCTGTGCCACAGAGGTCATAAAGTCGAGGATATTTTCCGGGCGGTTGATATTACTGTCCGGGCCGGGTTAGTGGCCAACGTTGATTTTATTTTCGGCCTGCCGGGCGAAGAACCGGCGGATGTAAAACAGACTATACAGGTGATAAAAGAGTTGGTGGAACGAGGAGCCAGGGTGCATGCCCATACCTTTATGCCCCTGCCCCAGACTGCCTTTGCTAAGAAGCCTGCGGGGCGTATAAGTAAAGAGTTGGAAAATCTAATCAACATCCTCAACGCAAGCCATAAGGTTTACGGGCATTGGCGGGAACAGGAGAAGCTGGCTGAGAAAATAGCCCGGTATTTAACCGGGGGTTGCCTCTAA
- a CDS encoding methylated-DNA--[protein]-cysteine S-methyltransferase — protein sequence MRNCTVNCQYVIFNTPLGYMGAVATVQGLATVVLPQVNSEGVWAALAREFPFLERQGSGWPDTGNGLLDKFVVWAGEYFAGRRVDFSSLPLDLSWATDFQLRVYSAAREIPYGQTRSYRDIACAIGKPKGYRAVGGALKRNRLPLVIPCHRVIACNGGLGGFTGASLDIKTALLTLESSR from the coding sequence ATGAGAAACTGTACAGTTAATTGCCAATACGTGATTTTCAACACTCCTCTGGGGTATATGGGCGCTGTCGCCACGGTACAAGGGCTGGCAACCGTGGTTTTGCCACAGGTTAATTCAGAAGGAGTGTGGGCGGCTTTAGCTCGCGAATTTCCTTTTCTTGAAAGGCAAGGAAGTGGTTGGCCGGACACAGGGAACGGTCTGCTGGACAAGTTTGTTGTTTGGGCCGGAGAATATTTTGCCGGCCGGCGTGTTGATTTCAGTTCACTGCCACTGGACCTTTCGTGGGCTACTGATTTTCAGTTGCGAGTATATAGCGCCGCCCGGGAAATACCTTACGGCCAAACGAGAAGTTACAGGGATATAGCCTGCGCCATAGGCAAGCCTAAAGGTTATAGGGCAGTGGGCGGGGCATTAAAAAGAAACAGGCTTCCTTTGGTCATTCCATGCCATCGGGTTATAGCCTGCAACGGTGGGCTGGGAGGTTTTACCGGGGCAAGCCTGGACATTAAAACAGCTTTGTTAACTCTGGAAAGCTCCCGCTGA
- a CDS encoding S-layer homology domain-containing protein has product MSRGIRVLFVIVFFLSAMVSITVEAYAGPSPYDDPVLATYTGPNGIKIISHHPKWVDKAKLKSVWDELMRNTHFEEIKYFKQVDIYQGDYVSMYYGGVATRTWSDGRQEKYFADDGRIAYFPDPHDGSETGMAHTLAHEYGHHFTLYYLWKKEKVSLDDSSWKKSNYARIRGLTSYPQVGVNAEHEWQPAEIAAADYIQLFGSPNARKIIQFKGRWTGMYSTYMYNFCPQENMNLPLAAQVPGLYEYWLKLAGQPTANINLPPTAPVLALTNVKESGFFSRTLIFQWNRGLDNKNNPISYTLLEYDSPDENLGYPVAFSVNETKAERLVYDSENGIKYYRVLAADPEGMIVSSNLLKVDLQNPQVQKAPQDLLFRDVPPGFWAEEAIAELVGKGILRGYADNTFKPSKKITRAEFAVTLCNLLGLQPESAGWLFADTVNHWARGYIAAVREAGLIQGYAGNLFRPDKQISRAEAAVIISKALKLTDSSPEVPADVERHWAREAVARVLQAHIMTGYPDGAFGPDMSLSRAETAALLVKTAI; this is encoded by the coding sequence ATGAGCAGAGGTATCAGAGTTCTTTTTGTCATTGTATTCTTTTTATCTGCAATGGTATCGATAACGGTTGAAGCATATGCCGGGCCTTCTCCTTATGATGACCCTGTTTTGGCTACATATACAGGACCAAACGGGATTAAAATCATCAGCCACCATCCCAAATGGGTTGATAAGGCCAAACTGAAAAGTGTTTGGGACGAGCTGATGCGGAATACTCATTTCGAGGAAATAAAATACTTCAAACAAGTTGATATTTATCAGGGCGATTACGTGAGCATGTATTACGGAGGGGTTGCCACCCGGACATGGTCTGACGGTAGGCAGGAAAAGTATTTTGCCGATGACGGGCGCATTGCCTATTTTCCCGATCCGCACGACGGCAGTGAAACAGGTATGGCCCATACGCTGGCTCACGAATACGGCCACCATTTTACCCTGTATTACCTTTGGAAAAAAGAAAAGGTAAGCCTGGACGACAGCAGTTGGAAAAAATCCAATTATGCCAGGATCAGAGGTTTAACCTCCTATCCGCAAGTCGGGGTTAATGCAGAACACGAATGGCAGCCTGCGGAAATAGCGGCAGCCGATTATATACAGTTATTCGGCTCGCCAAATGCCCGTAAGATAATTCAATTTAAAGGCCGTTGGACAGGAATGTACAGTACCTATATGTATAACTTCTGTCCGCAGGAAAATATGAATTTGCCATTGGCGGCACAAGTCCCCGGTTTGTACGAATACTGGCTTAAACTGGCGGGTCAGCCGACAGCCAATATCAATCTTCCGCCCACAGCGCCGGTATTAGCCTTAACGAATGTGAAAGAAAGCGGGTTTTTTAGCCGGACCTTGATTTTTCAGTGGAATAGAGGCCTGGACAATAAAAATAACCCAATTTCATACACATTACTTGAGTATGATTCGCCTGATGAAAACCTGGGCTATCCGGTGGCTTTTTCTGTAAATGAAACTAAGGCAGAACGATTGGTTTACGACAGTGAGAATGGCATAAAATATTACAGGGTTTTGGCGGCAGACCCGGAAGGAATGATTGTTTCCTCCAATTTGCTGAAGGTGGATTTGCAGAATCCGCAAGTGCAAAAGGCTCCGCAAGACCTGTTGTTCCGGGATGTTCCGCCGGGGTTCTGGGCGGAGGAGGCTATAGCGGAACTGGTTGGTAAAGGTATTTTAAGGGGATACGCAGACAATACCTTCAAACCTAGCAAAAAAATAACCAGGGCGGAATTTGCCGTCACCCTGTGCAACCTGCTGGGGCTGCAACCGGAGTCTGCAGGCTGGCTGTTTGCCGATACGGTTAATCATTGGGCCAGGGGATACATTGCGGCAGTAAGAGAAGCAGGTTTGATCCAGGGATATGCCGGCAACCTTTTCCGGCCGGATAAACAGATAAGCCGGGCTGAGGCGGCGGTAATTATCAGCAAAGCCTTGAAGCTGACAGACAGTTCTCCCGAGGTGCCGGCTGATGTGGAGCGCCACTGGGCCAGGGAGGCTGTGGCCCGGGTTTTGCAAGCCCACATAATGACGGGCTATCCTGACGGTGCTTTTGGTCCGGATATGAGCCTCAGCAGGGCCGAAACGGCGGCTCTTTTGGTTAAGACAGCGATATAA
- a CDS encoding HD domain-containing protein → MITLENIKNHPEIDTYFQKTNMYLGKMGAIEHNYQHAETVARNSAKILKALGYPKRQQELAGIAGYLHDVGNVINRYDHGRTGGVLAFTFLFKMGMPPEEIAVVVSAIGNHEERNGSPVSPVGAAVMIADKADVHRSRVRKTDFATFTTRDRVNYAVDLSELKVDGVNRKIIMDLSIDLEICSVMEYFEIFLTRMLLCRRAASLLNCEFELFINKARLL, encoded by the coding sequence TTGATTACCCTTGAAAATATAAAAAACCACCCGGAAATAGATACTTATTTTCAAAAGACTAACATGTACCTCGGTAAGATGGGCGCTATAGAACACAATTATCAGCATGCTGAAACGGTAGCCCGTAACAGCGCCAAAATACTTAAGGCGTTAGGTTACCCGAAAAGACAGCAGGAGCTGGCCGGTATTGCGGGTTACCTGCATGATGTAGGGAACGTAATCAACCGGTATGATCATGGTAGAACCGGAGGGGTTTTGGCTTTTACTTTTTTATTTAAAATGGGTATGCCGCCGGAAGAAATTGCCGTGGTCGTTTCGGCGATTGGCAATCATGAGGAGAGAAACGGCAGTCCCGTAAGTCCTGTAGGCGCTGCTGTAATGATTGCCGATAAAGCTGATGTACACCGGTCACGGGTTAGGAAAACCGATTTTGCAACTTTTACTACCAGAGACCGGGTAAACTATGCCGTAGATTTATCGGAGCTGAAAGTGGACGGTGTTAACCGGAAAATTATCATGGATTTGAGCATAGATCTGGAGATTTGTTCAGTGATGGAGTATTTTGAAATTTTTCTCACCCGGATGCTTTTATGCCGTAGGGCAGCCAGCCTGTTAAACTGTGAGTTTGAACTTTTTATTAACAAGGCCAGGTTATTATGA
- the hpt gene encoding hypoxanthine phosphoribosyltransferase produces the protein MQQDLKNCLVGANEIKAKVKKLGEQISRDYAGKDLLVIGILKGAVIFMADLIREITIPINIDFMAVSSYGATTESSGVVRILKDLDQSVENKHVLIVEDIIDSGLTLKYLVEILKSRGPASVKVCTLLDKPDRRKTEVHVDYNGFVIPDEFVVGYGLDYDEKYRHLQEIYVLKEEIYHS, from the coding sequence ATGCAACAGGACTTGAAAAATTGTCTGGTAGGAGCAAATGAAATCAAAGCTAAAGTGAAGAAACTGGGAGAGCAAATTTCTAGAGACTATGCAGGCAAAGACTTGTTGGTAATTGGCATTCTTAAAGGCGCCGTAATTTTTATGGCTGACCTGATTCGGGAAATTACGATTCCTATTAATATAGACTTCATGGCTGTATCAAGTTATGGCGCGACAACAGAGTCTTCCGGGGTCGTCAGGATTCTTAAGGATTTGGACCAGAGCGTGGAAAACAAACACGTTTTAATCGTGGAAGATATTATCGATTCCGGGCTTACTTTAAAGTATCTGGTGGAGATACTGAAATCCAGGGGCCCCGCATCGGTAAAAGTATGCACTTTATTGGATAAACCTGACCGCAGAAAGACTGAGGTGCACGTGGATTATAACGGATTTGTCATTCCCGATGAGTTTGTAGTTGGTTACGGCCTGGATTATGATGAAAAATACAGGCATTTGCAGGAAATATATGTTTTGAAGGAAGAAATTTACCACAGTTAG
- a CDS encoding DUF58 domain-containing protein: MKLSGVAKGLLWLIMAYIYAGLVGGRLPYFILYASIGVLAVSLVWVKVLAGVKIKATLDTNRSEVGKVIFIKLKVENTSFLPLPWVHCSMELPDAFGPENREASFGFHLKSYEKKEFQIPLECSLRGFFQWGRMTVQAGDIFGLFYSSKVIENRLNLLIRPRADFLGKSCLRCIDAREGDRVWSVRPGRHVSEFRGVRAYNPGDSLNRIHWKASLKAQRFLVKEYEQSMMNEMLIFVDLASPKHTFKGYDNSFERGLHVAASLAATAIREGLNVGMVLCSDSLLAIPPNRSKGHLSLILDFLARASRGTVPNAFTEALIKEGLYHPLGDMLILITPDLEAGLVQTLSMFTGKGYKVFVALLKLETFEDGDIDIQARDLAVSRIRHMGIQVLLVDKDTSLQILFGGVQHAAG; this comes from the coding sequence ATGAAACTGTCCGGTGTAGCCAAAGGCTTGTTATGGTTAATAATGGCATATATATACGCCGGTTTGGTAGGCGGACGTCTACCTTACTTTATTCTTTATGCCAGTATTGGAGTCTTGGCTGTATCCTTGGTCTGGGTAAAAGTTTTGGCCGGGGTAAAGATTAAAGCAACTCTGGATACTAACCGTTCCGAAGTAGGTAAAGTTATATTTATAAAGCTTAAAGTAGAGAATACATCCTTTTTGCCATTGCCCTGGGTTCACTGCAGCATGGAATTGCCCGATGCTTTCGGACCGGAAAACAGGGAGGCATCCTTTGGTTTCCACCTGAAGTCTTATGAAAAAAAGGAATTTCAAATCCCCCTGGAATGCAGTTTGCGCGGTTTTTTCCAATGGGGCAGGATGACAGTACAGGCAGGAGATATTTTTGGCCTTTTTTATAGTTCCAAGGTTATTGAAAACCGGTTGAATTTATTGATAAGACCGCGGGCTGATTTTTTGGGGAAGAGTTGTTTGCGCTGCATTGATGCCAGGGAAGGCGACCGGGTCTGGTCTGTAAGACCTGGCAGGCATGTTTCTGAATTCAGGGGTGTAAGGGCCTACAATCCCGGGGACTCTTTAAACCGGATTCACTGGAAGGCGTCCTTAAAGGCCCAGCGTTTTCTGGTTAAGGAATATGAGCAGAGTATGATGAATGAGATGCTAATCTTTGTGGATCTGGCCTCGCCAAAGCACACTTTTAAAGGCTATGACAATTCCTTTGAACGGGGGCTGCATGTTGCTGCATCTTTGGCTGCTACAGCTATACGGGAGGGCTTAAATGTAGGTATGGTTCTGTGTTCCGACAGCCTGTTGGCTATTCCCCCGAACCGTTCAAAAGGCCATTTAAGCCTGATACTGGATTTTCTAGCCAGAGCCTCCAGGGGAACAGTGCCTAATGCCTTCACCGAAGCTCTAATAAAAGAAGGCTTGTATCATCCTCTCGGGGATATGTTGATTCTCATCACACCTGACCTAGAGGCGGGATTGGTGCAGACATTATCCATGTTTACCGGTAAAGGTTACAAGGTGTTTGTGGCCTTGTTAAAGTTGGAGACTTTTGAGGACGGAGATATCGATATCCAGGCCCGTGACCTGGCTGTGTCCCGAATTCGGCATATGGGTATTCAGGTGTTGTTAGTTGACAAAGACACCAGCTTGCAAATACTGTTTGGAGGGGTGCAACATGCAGCTGGTTAA
- a CDS encoding transglutaminase TgpA family protein, with translation MQLVKHWREWLLIPFLIFGYMETLRRTTFLAFGTVSQGYAFSIVTVLVVFAVVLDFYCRRWWLNALYKIISVSYIIGVVFFNYFSHNGPPTVELLSLPLIDNGAGNTGRPDTIFFFIFIFYAILVYLLAYYLLERKSLTELTAASALLLGAEIASAKVDISFWVVAHIVSVLLLRSQTFYLYLISRPEFKETGNQRAFARRWVATNLVITSVVIVLALLAPYHGTGLAVSSRPVKWAKGKIMQKAVQIARPAMTRQKTVEGDGFHKFWDRLETFELKGTVRSSDELVMSVRSPRPFYWRGESADYYNGKGWVNSFKMKEIFRESENMPNPYGPNVPTQRIEQVFTLAPKLSSTVIFTASPPEKVMVPDRFFWIDGGGNLYTREMKSGAHYKVVSYIPEFSEKQLRRVRVDYDRESLKNYLQLPENLPERVREKTVEITKGLFSPYDKAKAIERYLSHNFPYTLEVQPPKEGRDVVDYFLFDLKKGYCTYHSTAMVVMLRTLGIPARWVKGFATGTYDAQTGTYMVREGDAHAWVEVYFGEYGWVPFEPTPSFNMPTVQNESVAVEAAASAEDDGTQVENMVVTFEEGVQEGPWERILFFAGGFIIALILIRVIFFWRELRQKMQLMDEGRVRDYYLDMVYLLASKGITRSYDQTPYEFAGKVCESFPDIQKEVILLTEGYLKEQYGNYKTTAGQHETFKKAWDTIVAVLTKR, from the coding sequence ATGCAGCTGGTTAAACATTGGCGAGAATGGCTCCTGATTCCCTTTCTGATTTTCGGTTACATGGAAACCCTCCGGCGAACTACTTTCCTTGCTTTTGGGACTGTTTCTCAGGGTTACGCTTTTTCCATTGTTACAGTCCTGGTTGTGTTTGCCGTCGTATTGGATTTTTACTGCCGTCGCTGGTGGCTGAATGCGTTATACAAGATTATTTCTGTGTCATACATTATTGGAGTGGTATTTTTCAATTATTTTAGCCATAACGGGCCGCCGACGGTAGAGTTATTGAGCTTGCCTCTTATAGATAACGGAGCAGGTAACACTGGCCGACCTGACACGATTTTCTTTTTTATTTTTATTTTTTATGCCATTCTCGTGTATCTTCTCGCTTATTACCTTCTGGAAAGAAAAAGCCTGACGGAGCTGACTGCTGCCAGTGCACTGTTATTGGGTGCGGAAATTGCCTCTGCTAAAGTGGACATTTCTTTTTGGGTGGTAGCCCATATAGTGTCTGTATTGTTGTTAAGGAGCCAGACTTTTTACTTATACCTGATTTCACGCCCTGAGTTTAAAGAAACAGGTAACCAAAGGGCGTTTGCCAGGCGGTGGGTTGCTACCAACTTGGTGATAACCTCGGTAGTTATTGTTTTGGCTTTGCTGGCGCCGTATCATGGGACGGGTCTGGCTGTAAGTTCCAGACCGGTAAAATGGGCTAAAGGAAAAATTATGCAAAAGGCGGTGCAAATTGCCAGACCGGCGATGACTCGACAGAAAACCGTTGAAGGAGACGGTTTTCATAAGTTCTGGGACAGGCTCGAAACCTTTGAATTAAAAGGGACCGTCCGAAGTTCCGATGAGCTGGTGATGTCCGTCAGGTCCCCCAGGCCTTTTTACTGGCGTGGCGAAAGCGCCGATTATTATAACGGCAAGGGCTGGGTAAATTCTTTTAAAATGAAGGAAATTTTCCGCGAATCTGAAAATATGCCAAATCCATACGGCCCCAATGTTCCCACCCAAAGGATAGAGCAGGTGTTTACTCTGGCACCTAAGCTATCATCAACAGTTATTTTCACGGCCAGTCCACCTGAAAAAGTAATGGTCCCGGACAGGTTTTTCTGGATTGACGGGGGTGGTAATTTATACACCAGAGAAATGAAATCCGGCGCTCATTATAAAGTGGTTTCTTATATTCCGGAATTCAGCGAAAAGCAACTGCGTAGGGTAAGGGTTGATTATGACCGGGAGTCGTTAAAAAACTACTTACAGCTCCCCGAAAACCTGCCGGAAAGGGTCAGGGAAAAAACAGTGGAGATCACCAAGGGGTTGTTTTCCCCTTATGACAAGGCCAAGGCCATAGAGAGGTATTTATCTCATAATTTTCCTTATACCCTGGAAGTACAGCCTCCCAAAGAGGGCCGGGATGTGGTGGATTATTTCCTGTTTGACCTGAAAAAAGGGTACTGCACTTATCACTCAACTGCCATGGTTGTGATGCTTAGAACACTGGGTATTCCTGCCCGATGGGTTAAGGGGTTTGCCACCGGAACCTATGATGCACAGACAGGAACTTATATGGTCAGGGAAGGAGATGCCCATGCCTGGGTAGAAGTGTATTTTGGTGAATATGGCTGGGTACCCTTTGAACCCACTCCGTCTTTCAATATGCCGACAGTTCAGAATGAATCGGTTGCCGTAGAGGCGGCCGCCTCGGCGGAAGATGACGGTACACAGGTAGAGAATATGGTGGTTACATTTGAAGAAGGGGTACAGGAGGGTCCCTGGGAACGGATTCTTTTCTTTGCGGGTGGCTTTATAATTGCTCTTATTTTGATCAGGGTAATTTTTTTCTGGAGAGAGTTAAGGCAAAAGATGCAGTTAATGGATGAAGGGCGTGTCAGAGATTATTACCTCGATATGGTATATCTTTTGGCAAGTAAGGGCATTACCCGTTCATATGATCAAACGCCTTATGAATTTGCCGGAAAAGTATGCGAAAGTTTTCCCGATATCCAAAAGGAGGTTATCTTGCTGACTGAGGGGTATTTAAAAGAGCAGTATGGGAATTATAAGACTACTGCGGGACAACACGAGACTTTTAAAAAGGCATGGGATACCATTGTGGCGGTTTTGACAAAGCGATGA